Genomic segment of Niallia taxi:
GCTTTAATTTCCCCCTGCTTTGCTTATTGATTTCTGCAAGGATTTCTTCAGGCGTTCTCCTGTTGGCAAATGGATGTTCCTTATTCACACACATCATCAACTCCATCATTCATAAGCTTCCCGCTTAGTCACAAGCGGGAAACCCAATCTATATTAGGGGATTAATTTCGTTAATTCTATGTTCAATTGCAGAACATTAACCTTTTCCTCGCCAAACATCCCCCAATCCTTTTTCTCTGTATGACGCTCAATCAAATCCAGTAAAGCCTGCTTTGTTATGCTAGTATTATTGGAGATTCTTGTTATCTGTGCTCTTACTGCCTCTGGAGTAATATGAGGATCAAGCCCGGATCCAGAGTTTGTGATTAGGTCAATTGGCAAATCCTGCAGTGATTGATTTGGATTTTCCCTCTCCCAATCCGCTATTGATAGCTTCGTCCGCTCAAGCATCTCTGCATTTGTTGGTGCATAATTATTGGTGCCAGAGCTTGAAGCATCATAATTAATGCTTGAAACTCTCCCATGAAATAAACGTTCATCAGTAAATGACTGGCCAATTAGCTTAGAGCCAATTATTTCACTATTTTCCCCGTACACGAGGCTGCCGTTAGCTTGTGTTGGGAGCAAAATGGAGGCAATGCCTGTAACAGCAAACGGGTAAATCAATCCACAAATAAGCATAAACAGCAAGCTGGTTCTTGCAACGGTTGCAAACATGTTTTCATCCCTTCCAATAGTCAAATAAAATTTATAATACAGTCGATATAAGCAGGTCAATTACTTTAATGCCAATGAACGGTACGATAACACCTCCAGCGCCGTATAAAAACAGGTTTTTCTTTAATAATGCATCAGAGCTCATTGGCTTATATGCTATTCCCTTCATTGCTAGCGGAATGAGAAGCGGGATGATAACCGCATTAAAAATTAATGCAGACAATATTGCCGAAACCGGTGAGTGCAGCTCCATAATATTTAATCTGCTGACTTCTGGTATTGCGACCATAAACATGGCTGGCACTATCGCAAAATACTTGGCAATATCATTTGCAATGCTAAAGGTTGTTAATGCTCCCCTTGTCATTAGCAGCTGCTTCCCAATACTAACTACTTCTATGAGTTTAGTTGGATTAGAATCCAAATCAACCATGTTGGCAGCCTCTTTAGCAGCAGTTGTACCACTGTTCATTGCCAATCCAACATCAGCCTGTGCTAATGCTGGCGCATCATTGGTACCATCGCCTGTCATTGCGATCAATTTGCCTTTTGCTTGCTCCTGCTTAATGACTGCAATTTTATCCTCTGGCTTACATTCAGCAATAAACTCATCAACCCCTGCTTCCTTAGCAATCGTAGCTGCAGTCAAAGGATTGTCGCCAGTGCACATGATTGATGTTATGCCCATTCTCCGCAGCTCTTCGAATCTTTCTCTCATGCCTGGTTTTACAGTATCCTTTAAATAAATGAGTCCTACTATTTGGCTGTCAATTGCAACTGCTAAAGGTGTACCCCCTGCTTGTGCAATATGATTCGCTTTTTTGTCTAAATCTGCAGGTATTATGCCTCCTTTTGATAAAACCCATTGCTTTATGGCATCTACTGCCCCTTTACGGACCAAACTCCCATCCTGCAAATTCAAGCCGCTCATTCTTGTTTCCGCTTTGAATTCAACTATTTCCGCTCCAGCTGCCAATGTATTATCATAGTGATAATTTTCCTTTTTTAATAGCTCCAAAACAGATCTGCCTTCTGGTGTTTCATCTTTCAGTGAGCTTGCTGCAACCCATTTATAAAAGATATCCATATCAGCCTCGCCTGCTTTGATAAATTCACTTGCCATCCGATTCCCAAATGTTATCGTACCTGTTTTATCTAAAATAATCGTATTAATATCACCAGCAGCCTCAACTGCTTTACCCGACATCGCCAAGACATTGAATTTTGTGACCCGATCCATCCCAGCGATCCCAATGGCTGAAAGGAGTCCGCCAATAGTTGTCGGAATTAAGCACACAAGAAGAGCAATTAATACTGGCAATGAAAGCTGAAAGCCTAGATAGTTTGTAAAGAAAGGCAGTGAGATGACAACAAACAGGAAAATAAGAGTTAAGCTAATCAAAACCGTATTCAATGCTATTTCATTCGGTGTTTTTTGCCGCTCTGCTCCTTCTACTAATGAAATCATCTTATCCAAAAAGGATTCTCCAGGATTGCTTGTTATTTTCACCTTTATTTCGTCACTGACTACAATTGTCCCGCCAGTTACAGAATTAAAATCGCCGCCAGCTTCTTTTAAAACAGGTGCAGATTCACCCGTGATTGCTGATTCATCGACAGATGCCAAACCTTGAATCACTTCTCCGTCACCTGGTATCGTTTCTCCTTGCTTAACTAATACAACGTCACCTTTTTTCAGCTGAGAGGATGGTACATGACTAATGCTGCCTTCATTTAAAAGGTTTGCGAACATATCTGTTTTAGATTGTTTTAGCGTACTGGCCTGAGCCTTTCCCCGTCCTTCTGCAATCGCCTCTGCAAAGTTTGCAAACAAAATAGTTAACAATAGAATGATAGAAACGGCAATATTAAAGCCGCGTTCCGTCCCGTTTGCTTCTAATGCGTCTGGAAAAATGGCCAGAACAACTGTGATAAAAAAGCCTAATTCTACAATAAACATAATTGGATTTTTCACCATTAATGTTGGATTCAGCTTAATAAATGAATCCTTAACCGCCTGTATGATAATGTTATTATTCATTAACGTACTTCCTTTCTGACTTTGCAGTTCCTCCTGAGTATTCATAGCTACCCTCCATCACCATGTTAAAAATTCTGCAATTGGCCCTAAAACTAATACTGGGAAAAACGTCAACGCTCCAACAATGAATACTGTTCCGATAAATAAACCTCCGAAAAGAGATGTGTCTGTCTTAAATGTTCCTGCTGTTTCTGGCACAGTATTTTTTGCTGCAAGACTTCCAGAGACTGCAAGCATGGTAATAAGGGGGAAGTATCTGCCAATAAACATAGCAATTCCTGTTGATATATTCCAAAATGGCGTTGCATCACCAAGCCCTTCAAAACCTGAGCCATTATTATTAACAGACGAAGTAAATTCGTACAGTACTTGTGTCAATCCGTGAAAGCCTGGATTTGATATCCCCTCACTCCCTAATGGTGTAAATAACGCAAGCGCACTCCCCACTAATATAAGAATTGGTGAAATCAACATTGTTATAGCAATCAGCTTCATTTCTTTACCTTCTATTTTTTTGCCGAGAAATTCAGGTGTTCTTCCTACCATTAGCCCAGAAATAAATACAGCGATTAGTACATACATCATTATATTGATAAAACCAGAGCCGACACCGCCAAATACTGTATTTAACAGCATATTGGCAAGAGACAGCATACCAGATATCGGTGTTAATGTATCATGCATCGTATTAACAGCACCGGTCTCTGTTGCAGTTGTTGTTATCGCATAAAAAACAGACTGTGCAATGCCTAATCCTACTTCCTTTCCCTCCATACTGCCGTTTTCAGCAGATATGCCAAGTGCTGTAATTGCTGGGTTTCCCTGATATTCTTGATAAAGAGACGTGCTGAGGAACACAAGAAAAATCATAGACATTGAGATTAATAGTACTTTTCCTTGTTTTTTATTTCCAACTAGCCTTCCGTAAGTAATGGGAATGGATGCTGGCAATAAAAACATTAAGATAATCTGCAAGATATTGCTGATTGCATTAGGATTTTCGAATGGATGAGCAGAGTTAACACCAACATAGCCTCCTCCGTTGTTCCCTAGCTCCTTGATGGAAAGAAAGGAACCAATCGGCCCTGTCGCTATTATCTGCACCTCCCCTTCTAGCGTCGTTGCTTCCATCGTTGTTTCGAATGTTTGCGGAACACCAAGCGCTATAAAGAGAAAGCTAGTTACAAAGGCAATAGGCAGCAGGATTCTTGTAATGCTTTTTGTAAAATCAATAAAGAAGTTGCCGATATTCTTTCCAGCCAGCCCCTTTATGAACGCAATCGCCACAGCCAAAGCAGTAGCCGGCGCGACAAACATCATGTAAACAATGGCTATCAACTGGGAAAACAACGATAGTCCAGACTCACCACTATAATGCTGTAAATTCGTGTTTGTCATAAAGCTTATCGCCGTATTAAAGGCTAAATCTGGGCTCATTCCCGCAATATTCCCTGGATTTAACGGTAAGTGTCCCTGCATCCGAAAGATTAAATAGACTAACAGAATCATAAAGGCATTTGCTGTAAGCATCGATAAGGCATACTGCTTCCAATTTTGGTTAATGTTTCTTATCCCCCCAAGCTTATATATCCACTTTTCAACAGGATGGAATAGTTTATCTAGCTTCGTTGTATTGTCACTAAAAACAGAAGCCATATAGTTTCCCATTGGTATTACCAGTCCAACTATGATCAGCAATGTGAGAATGATAGATACTATTGTCAAAAACAATTTATTTCCCTCCATCCAGCCTAAAATTTCTCAGGATTTATTAAGGCATAAAGCAAATAACTAACAACACTAAATGCCAGGATAAATATAAAAATAATCATTTCTGTCCCTCCTGCTCATTTCGGGCTGTTTTTCTAGCAGACCACTTAATTAATTCATACATAGAGGTTAAGGACATTCCGATAATAAAAAGCATAAGCAAGTCTTCCATACTTTTCTCCTTCTTATGTTAAAATTTACCATTATTTCCACACAAAAAACCCCCTGTATTACACAAGGGGTAAAATTCCAAGGTAATACCTTCTGTCTTAACGCTTACGAGGTTAGCTGCCGGATTCGGGCCAAGAAGTAGCCCTACCTTTAATAAGGATTCACCCCGGTGAGAAATCTCACAATTAAAATGGGTCCCCCGCTCCAAGTGGATTCAGCGATATAAGATATTTTTTTTATATAGTTAACAGAAAAAAGACCGCGGAGGATTACCCCGTGGTCGAGTTGATTTTTTCGATCACCAGTTACACATCCTCTCTCTTCACGCTTACGAGGTTAGCTGTCGGATTCGGGCCAAAAGAGTAGCCCTACCTTACTAAGAAGGATTCACCCCGTGCGGTAAAATTACCGCGGATGGGTCCCCCGCTCTAAAATAGACTCAGCGATATAAGAAGTAATATTATGTTAGCAATCATACTCCTTTAAGTTAATGCATGTAAAGATAGTTAAAATTCGATTTTCATTCAAATTAAACCATATTGAACCAATTGAGCTAAATTTAATAGCATAAGTTAACGCTAGCTCCTTTTTCCACTTGAATTCTTTCATTTTTATTAGCTTTTGCAAAAAAAGACAAAAATAAATAACTTACCTAAACCCTTTTGTAAATGCTGATAAAAAGAACTTTGAGGTAGCTCTGAGTTGCCAGCATTTTAAAATAGGATGTGTTGCTGCTTCAGTTTACATAAAGAGTACGAACATTTCCTCCGTACCCTTATCATGCGGATAATATTATATTAAAATAAAAATAAGCCCTCTCCTTTAAATAATAAAAGAGAGGGCTTATTTTAAGTACGCGCCTTAGAGGATTCGAACCTCTGACCGTACGCTTAGAAGGCGTATGCTCTATCCAGCTGAGCTAAAGGCGCATGATTTTGTTCAATTATGTATTACATAAGTAATTATGGCTCCGCAGGTAGGATTCGAACCTACGACCGCTCGGTTAACAGCCGAGTGCTCTACCACTGAGCTACTGCGGAACAATAATATGGTGGGCCTAAATGGACTCGAACCATCGACCTCACGCTTATCAGGCGTGCGCTCTAACCAGCTGAGCTATAGGCCCATATTATTTTGGAGCGGGTGATGAGAATCGAACTCACGACATCAGCTTGGAAGGCTGAGGTTTTACCATTAAACTACACCCGCGTTATTTAGAGAGGGATTATGATTATTACCAGTCTTCCCTCTATGACTGGGCTAGCTGGATTCGAACCAACGAGTGACGGAGTCAAAGTCCGTTGCCTTACCGCTTGGCTATAGCCCAATGAAAAAATATGGGGCGACTGATGGGAATCGAACCCACGAATGTCGGAGCCACAATCCGATGCGTTAACCACTTCGCCACAACCGCCAAGGTTATAAATTTTAATGGTGGAGGGGGACGGATTCGAACCGCCGAACCCGAAGGAGCGGATTTACAGTCCGCCGCGTTTAGCCACTTCGCTACCCCTCCGACATAAAATGAAACATGCTGCTATTTTTTTGTAAAAAATGGCGGTCCGGACGGGACTCGAACCCGCGACCTCCTGCGTGACAGGCAGGCATTCTAACCAGCTGAACTACCGGACCGTGATTGCGGGGACAGGATTTGAACCTGTGACCTTCGGGTTATGAGCCCGACGAGCTACCAGACTGCTCCACCCCGCGATAATAATATTTAAATTGAGTTATATGGAGGAGGAAAGGGGATTCGAACCCCTGCGCGGTTTGACCCGCCTGTCGGTTTTCAAGACCGATCCCTTCAGCCGGACTTGGGTATTCCTCCTCGAAACGCATTCCTATGGTGGACCTTGTAGGACTCGAACCTACGACCGGACGGTTATGAGCCGTCTGCTCTAACCAACTGAGCTAAAGGTCCAAACATGTTTAAAATAATATGGTAGCGGCAGAGGGGATCGAACCCCCGACCTCACGGGTATGAACCGTACGCTCTAGCCAGCTGAGCTACGCCGCCATTATTTTGATATAGTTAATTAAATTAATTGGTGGAGCCTAGCGGGATCGAACCGCTGACCTCCTGCGTGCAAGGCAGGCGCTCTCCCAGCTGAGCTAAGGCCCCAATTTTCAAAGAAAGTATTCATGGTCGGGAAGACAGGATTCGAACCTGCGACCCCTTGGTCCCAAACCAAGTGCTCTACCAAGCTGAGCTACTTCCCGTTTATATATGGCGCGCCCGAAAGGAGTCGAACCCATAACCTTCTGATCCGTAGTCAGACGCTCTATCCAATTGAGCTACGGGCGCATTTTTATTTTGTCGTAGTAATTCTGGAGCGGAAGACGGGGTTCGAACCCGCGACCCCCACCTTGGCAAGGTGATGTTCTACCACTGAACTACTTCCGCATATTGAATTAAATGGTGCGGGTGAAGGGAGTCGAACCCCCACGCCTTGCGGCGCTAGATCCTAAGTCTAGTGCGTCTGCCAATTCCGCCACACCCGCATTATGGTGAGTCATGCAGGATTCGAACCTGCGACCCTCTGATTAAAAGTCAGATGCTCTACCAACTGAGCTAATGACTCATTTCTTTTTCAAGAAAGATGGTGCCGACGAGAGGACTTGAACCCCCAACCTACTAATTACAAGTCAGTTGCTCTACCAATTGAGCTACCTCGGCATATATGGTGGAGGATGACGGGATCGAACCGCCGACCCTCTGCTTGTAAGGCAGATGCTCTCCCAGCTGAGCTAATCCTCCATATATTGGTGACCCATACGGGATTCGAACCCGTGTTACCGCCGTGAAAGGGCGGTGTCTTAACCGCTTGACCAATGGGCCTTAATTCTAATTTTTCTTTTGCTGATTCAGCGTTTGTTTCGTTTGTTGTATCAGCGACAAGTAATATTATATAATTCTTTAAGAGTTATCGTCAACACTTTTTCAAAACTTTTTTTAAAAAAATAGACGTTTTTTTCATAAACCCTGTTCCATCAAGGTTTATGGGTGTATTTTTCGATAGGTTTTTTATTTTACACTATAAATTTCAATGATAAAAGCACTCTTTAGACAAGAAAAAAATTAGCGAATTAAAAAAAAGTGGATTATATGGATTAATATTATATGTAACATCAGCCCTAAAAAAAAAAGACACTTCAATTTAATTTGAAATGTCTTTTGTCATATATAAAGTTAACAACTACTCCTGTGTTTTCTTTACAAGAAGGTTTTTTATCTGAATTATAATTCTTGTAATTCATCTTTCGGTATTCTCTTAAGTACTTCTTATACATTGATTGATATATCTTTTGGCATGAATGCCATCAAGCCTCATTAGGTTCTTTATATTCTGCTTTGCGGCTAAATATGACAGTCCCGACCTTTTCTTCACCCTTGATAGATGCAATGGCTTTTTTATTGTGTTTAATTGAATTTCTACGTTTAGTCATTTCTTGGTCAGATATCATTTTCTTTACTACTTCAAAATCAATATAATTGCTGCTCATCTCGCACCTCAAAAAGCTCTTGAACTGTTAGCATAAGCATTTCATTAGCGCCTTCAAATTG
This window contains:
- a CDS encoding potassium-transporting ATPase subunit F; this translates as MIIFIFILAFSVVSYLLYALINPEKF
- the kdpA gene encoding potassium-transporting ATPase subunit KdpA, which translates into the protein MTIVSIILTLLIIVGLVIPMGNYMASVFSDNTTKLDKLFHPVEKWIYKLGGIRNINQNWKQYALSMLTANAFMILLVYLIFRMQGHLPLNPGNIAGMSPDLAFNTAISFMTNTNLQHYSGESGLSLFSQLIAIVYMMFVAPATALAVAIAFIKGLAGKNIGNFFIDFTKSITRILLPIAFVTSFLFIALGVPQTFETTMEATTLEGEVQIIATGPIGSFLSIKELGNNGGGYVGVNSAHPFENPNAISNILQIILMFLLPASIPITYGRLVGNKKQGKVLLISMSMIFLVFLSTSLYQEYQGNPAITALGISAENGSMEGKEVGLGIAQSVFYAITTTATETGAVNTMHDTLTPISGMLSLANMLLNTVFGGVGSGFINIMMYVLIAVFISGLMVGRTPEFLGKKIEGKEMKLIAITMLISPILILVGSALALFTPLGSEGISNPGFHGLTQVLYEFTSSVNNNGSGFEGLGDATPFWNISTGIAMFIGRYFPLITMLAVSGSLAAKNTVPETAGTFKTDTSLFGGLFIGTVFIVGALTFFPVLVLGPIAEFLTW
- the kdpC gene encoding potassium-transporting ATPase subunit KdpC; translation: MFATVARTSLLFMLICGLIYPFAVTGIASILLPTQANGSLVYGENSEIIGSKLIGQSFTDERLFHGRVSSINYDASSSGTNNYAPTNAEMLERTKLSIADWERENPNQSLQDLPIDLITNSGSGLDPHITPEAVRAQITRISNNTSITKQALLDLIERHTEKKDWGMFGEEKVNVLQLNIELTKLIP
- the kdpB gene encoding potassium-transporting ATPase subunit KdpB; protein product: MNTQEELQSQKGSTLMNNNIIIQAVKDSFIKLNPTLMVKNPIMFIVELGFFITVVLAIFPDALEANGTERGFNIAVSIILLLTILFANFAEAIAEGRGKAQASTLKQSKTDMFANLLNEGSISHVPSSQLKKGDVVLVKQGETIPGDGEVIQGLASVDESAITGESAPVLKEAGGDFNSVTGGTIVVSDEIKVKITSNPGESFLDKMISLVEGAERQKTPNEIALNTVLISLTLIFLFVVISLPFFTNYLGFQLSLPVLIALLVCLIPTTIGGLLSAIGIAGMDRVTKFNVLAMSGKAVEAAGDINTIILDKTGTITFGNRMASEFIKAGEADMDIFYKWVAASSLKDETPEGRSVLELLKKENYHYDNTLAAGAEIVEFKAETRMSGLNLQDGSLVRKGAVDAIKQWVLSKGGIIPADLDKKANHIAQAGGTPLAVAIDSQIVGLIYLKDTVKPGMRERFEELRRMGITSIMCTGDNPLTAATIAKEAGVDEFIAECKPEDKIAVIKQEQAKGKLIAMTGDGTNDAPALAQADVGLAMNSGTTAAKEAANMVDLDSNPTKLIEVVSIGKQLLMTRGALTTFSIANDIAKYFAIVPAMFMVAIPEVSRLNIMELHSPVSAILSALIFNAVIIPLLIPLAMKGIAYKPMSSDALLKKNLFLYGAGGVIVPFIGIKVIDLLISTVL